Proteins co-encoded in one Enterobacter sp. R4-368 genomic window:
- a CDS encoding secondary thiamine-phosphate synthase enzyme YjbQ, producing MWYQQTLTLGAKSRGFHLVTDEVLGQLRDISRINVGLLHLLLQHTSASLTLNENCDPTVRHDMEQHFLQAVPDNAPYEHDYEGPDDMPSHIKSSTLGVSLLLPVQKGRVVLGTWQGIWLGEHRIHGGSRKIIATLQGE from the coding sequence GCTTGGCGCGAAGTCGCGCGGGTTTCATCTGGTGACGGACGAGGTGCTTGGGCAACTTCGCGATATCTCCCGCATTAACGTTGGTTTGCTGCACTTGTTGCTGCAACATACCTCTGCTTCGCTCACCCTGAACGAAAATTGCGATCCCACCGTGCGCCACGATATGGAGCAGCATTTCCTGCAAGCCGTGCCGGACAACGCGCCGTATGAGCATGATTACGAAGGGCCGGATGATATGCCGTCGCATATCAAATCCTCCACGCTTGGCGTTTCGCTGCTGTTACCCGTGCAAAAAGGGCGCGTAGTGCTGGGTACGTGGCAGGGAATTTGGCTTGGCGAACACCGTATTCACGGCGGCTCGCGCAAAATCATCGCCACGCTGCAGGGAGAGTAG